A region of Malaclemys terrapin pileata isolate rMalTer1 chromosome 5, rMalTer1.hap1, whole genome shotgun sequence DNA encodes the following proteins:
- the RNF4 gene encoding E3 ubiquitin-protein ligase RNF4, protein MASPMIGRQGWAAPRHLRVEFLDRPLRRTQRKRRGGAINSRQTRKRNRLVASATEMASEAEPIELEESAGEEVVDLTCESSEPVVVDLTHNDSVVIVEENQRQRRNLGLRSQRQSDSCVLSSDDEDESRDNDVYVTNKVSGDLETLEDETASSRPSGTVSCPICMDGYSEIVQSGRLIVSTKCGHVFCSQCLRDSLRNANSCPTCRKKLNHKQYHPIYI, encoded by the exons ATGGCCTCGCCAATGATTGGGCGGCAGGGATGGGCCGCGCCGCGTCACCTCCGTGTGGAGTTTCTAGATCGGCCCCTAAGGAGG ACTCAAAGAAAACGTCGTGGAGGAGCCATCAATTCTAGGCAAACTCGAAAACGAAACAGACTGGTAGCTTCAGCTACAGAAATGGCTTCAGAAGCAGAGCCAATAGAACTTGAAGAAAGTg CTGGTGAAGAAGTAGTAGATCTCACATGTGAATCTTCTGAACCTGTAGTAGTTGATCTAACTCACAATGATTCTGTTGTG ATTGTTGAAG AGAATCAACGTCAACGGAGAAATCTTGGGTTAAGAAGCCAACGGCAATCTGACAGCTGTGTATTAAGTAGTGATGATGAAGATGAATCAAGAGATAATGATGTATACGTAACAAACAAGGTGTCTGGAGATTTAGAAACACTGGAGGATGAAACTGCAAGTTCAAG gCCTTCAGGTACCGTTAGTTGTCCAATTTGCATGGATGGATATTCAGAG ATTGTACAAAGTGGACGACTTATCGTGTCAACCAAATGTGGCCATGTCTTCTGTAGTCAGTGCCTCCGTGACTCCCTTAGAAATGCTAACTCTTGCCCAACTTGTAGGAAAAAACTCAATCACAAACAGTACCATCCAATTTATATATAA